In Candidatus Vicinibacter proximus, the genomic stretch GCTAGTCCGATTGCCGCAGGTGTAGCCGCACTAATAAGAAGCTATTACCCAAATCTTACTGCAAAACAGGTTAGAAAAATCTTAAGAGAATCATCCATAAAGAGTAACGTAGAAGTTACTCGACCTGGAAGGGGAAGCTCCATTAAATTTTCAGAACTCTCCAGCACCGGTGGCATGATAAATGCTTATAATGCTTTACAGTTAGCTGCAAATACGAAAGGAAAGAAAAAGAAAAAAGATGTAAATGGGTATCATCAAAATTCCAACGAAGGCATTCCCAGAACGTAAAAAAGTAATTTCAATCTCAAAAAACTGATGTCCATTTTCTCTTGAAATAGTGTATTCAGTTTTTGGTTTTATGGTAAATGCTTTGCATTACTTTTCTTCAAAAAATCCTGTTTTGGTATTTTTTTGGACTTTATTCCAATCAAAATATCTTCCATTCATGACAATGTAAATCCCAGGCTTAAGAGATTGGACGAAAGCCAGGGCACTTCCCAGATTAAAGAACCCATCAGAAGAATTTCCAAATGCATATGGTATCATCGCACCGGTAAGCACAATTGTTTTTCCGGATATTTTTTCTTTTGCAATGGCTTCAGCGGTTTTCACCATCGTGTCTGTACCATGTGTAATTAAGATGTGGTTTGAAGTAGTTTTTTGACAATTGTGAATTATAATTTCTCGATCCGAGTCGGTCATCTCAAGACTATCTACCATCATCAGTGTCTTTACATCCAGATCTAATGAACACCTTCCTCTCTCCAGAATTTCATTCAGATGGGTATCCTTGAAAAAAAGTTGGCCTGATACAAAATTGTATTCTTTGTCAAAAGTTCCGCCGGTAACAAATATTTGAATTTGTTGTGTCATGATTTTTTAATTATAACTCGTTTATAAGCGGACTATTCCACTTTCTTTAAGCCACCAAATGACAAAAATAATGAGTAAAAATGAAAACACAAGTAAACTGATTTTCAACCATGACAGTGGCTTGTCTCCAATTACCTTTCCAGTTTGCCCATTTATTAAGACATGATAAATTTTTCCATTATAGTTATATGAACTTAACCATAAGGGAAGGTATATATGTTTAAAGGTTTGCTTGGATAAGTTTGTTTGGACGCTAAGGTTTCTTTGGACATTTCCTCCGAGTTGGGCCGCACACATGTGTCTGACCTGTTCATAGACCATTTCTTCAGCAAGCGGATAGGAAGTTTGGATATCCTGATTGTAAACCTCTGCCTGCCAGCCTAACAAGTAACGCTTATCAAAATTGAGCATTTCCGATAATTTGTAACCCGAAACCTTTTCTCGGTATCGGGAATCAATTCTGTCAGAGGCGGCAACCAAAACATCATCAAAAAAATGATTTAAAATTCCTGAGCGGTATTCCCATCTAATTTTGGTAACTGGTTGTGATTGCATTTTACCATTTACAAATACTGTTTGATAACTTGTGTATTCATATCCTGCTTCTCCACACCACTCTGCATTGGCTTGGAAATCGAATGTCCAAAATGGAATATAAATTCCTTGTAAATGATCCAAAGTTGCAGCGTTTTTCAAACCCGCGGGATGGAACCAACCTTGTCCTAGCCAAATCCCAAATTTTTTCTCCGCTTCCCTTTTTCCAAGATAGAAGGGAATAATTCCAACTGGTTTTATTAACTTTTGTAATACAGCTTCCTCATGGATTTTTTCAGAATTGCAGAATGGGCAATTCACCTTCAATTGCTCATGGAAAATTGAAAATTGGGCCCCACAGGAAGAACATTGCAATAATTTCTCAGTGGTTTTATCCAAATCAAATTCTTCATATTGATTTTTTTGAAGATCTAATTTGGTTTCTACTATTTGATCTTTTTCCGATGGTAGATCTTCAGAAAATCCACAGTACTCACAAGTCAAATGCTTTGAGTCTGGAGAATAAATAATTGTCCCCCCACAAGAAGGACACTTTGGGCTATATATGCCAGGTTGTAATGCCATTTAATTTGCTCATCATCAGTTACAACCTTGCTAAAAGCTCTTTCTTTTTTTGTTCAAATTCTTCCTCTGACAACAAACCCTCAGTTTTTAGTTTTCCTAGATCTCGAATGGTTTCCATTATTTTCTCTTTGTCTGTTGGCACAATATTAGACGATTGGGCGGATTGCATTTGGTTGTTCATTGCATTTCCAAGATTTGCCCCCATATTCATTCCAATAAAAGCCCCCGCTGTTCCGGGATTCTCAGCTGCTTTCTGAATAGCCTGACTGGTTTCAAATTGTGTCAATCTGTTCAGATCCTGTGCCATATTCATATTGGTAATTTTGTCATAAAAAGCCTCAACCTCTTCGGGTAAACTTATGCTGGTGACAACATATTTAGTAAGTGTTATGCCAAATTGATCAAAGTCATCTTGTAATAAGGGTAAAACCCTATTACCAATTTCTGAATAATTGGAAACCATATCCATTACTGAAACATTTGATTCGGCGAGTGCTTCGGCAAACTTTGGAGCGACAAAATCTCTCATTGTCGCTTCAATTTCCTGTTGTCTTACTATTGGTTTATTGCCTGCAAATTCTTTGTAAAACATCACCGGGTCCTTAATTTTAAGCATGTATGTGCCAAATGCTTTAACCCTAACCTGTCCAAACTGAGAATCCCTCATGATTATAGGATTTGGGGTTCCCCATTTAAATTGGGTAAAACTCTTTAAGCTTACAAAATAAATATCACACTTGAATGGTGAATTGAAACCCATTTTCCAATTCCTCATTTTGGTAAGAACCGGAAGATTTTGAGTCTCTAAAGTATACAGACCTTCCTGGAATACATCGGCTATTTGACCTTCATTTACAAAAATAGCTATCTGACTTGGCCGTACTGTAAGAGCCGCCCCATACTTAATATCCGCTTGTTTATCCGGAAATTTATAAAGAACAACTTCTCCATCAGAATCTATCCAGTCAATAGATTCAATAAATTCATTTTTTAAAAAATCGAAAATTCCCATCTTTTGAATATTTGAATTAAAGATTGTTAAACACAATTTCAAAATCAATCGTTCCAATAATTATAGTTAAAAGAACTTTGATTCAAATCAGGATGTTGGACATAAAAGCATATAACGATTAAATTATTTCAAAACTTAAGAATTTGGATTAAGTATAAAATATTGTTCCTCATACATTTAGTATATCTATTTGGCATGTTTTTTGGTTCGTAAGTGTTGTTCTGTCCCTAGACTGGGAACAGCAAAGTTTATTTAACTAATTATCAAGCTTTTATGAAATATTTCAACTTGGTTTGGTTGGTACTCTCTCTCACCATTTCGTCGATACATGGTCTACAGGGTCAGTGTGCCAAAGGAAACGTATACATCACCAAGTTTATGGCCACATCTGGTCTGGGGACTTATGAGAGTCCGGCCCAGGGGACAATCGATTTTGAATTCTGCTTCACTTTGGATGGCTTTTTTGAAGCTTCCACAAATTGGGTGCATGGCATTTTTATAGCTTTTGATGATCTTCAAACAGGAGTAGAGTATTTAGAAGGTCCGACCGGCACACAGAATACTCAATATGGAAACCGGAGATGGATTTATATAGATTCCGTAAAGGCTCGAAATTATGACTTACCTGGTCCTGGTTTTTATGTTGATGACAATGATGGTAATCCCAGAACGAATTATGGGGACAATGGAGTAGGTACACCAAATGCAAAATTCCCCGATTTAGATCCATTCTGTTTTAAAGCCCAATATAAATGTGGTTCAGCCAATTTACTCAGACCTGTGATTCGTGTAACTGGTGATGGAACAACTGGTGGATGGAAGAACCCTTCTTGCCCTGGCGACATTTTTAAAGCTACCAGCGGAGGACCAAACGGAAACGGAATCATAATTGTATGTGGACAAGTTCTACCACTTGAATTGATTTCTTTTAAGGTATTGCAGGAGGACGGGAATAATATTTTACAATGGCAAGGTATCGCTGATCATAATTTTTCACATTACATCATAGAAAAAAAATCTAATTCGGAAATTGAATTTTCACCTATACAAATGCTTGCACTCCAACCGGGCACATCAGAAAACAGCATACATACTTTGAGTTTTGAGGACGATCAAATAATCGAGGGGACCACATATTATCGCCTAAAAATGGTTGACAAAGATTTAACCTTCAGCTACTCCCAGGTTATTAGTGTAAGAACCTTAGAAACAGGCGCATCGTTGAGTTTAAACCTTTATCCAGTACCCGCTTTTGATTATTTAAATCTGGATATTTTGGGGCAAACAGAAAGATCTGATCATTATGTGGATATTTACAGCTTGAACGGGAAGAAGTTAAAAAGTCAAATCTTTAGAGCCACAGAATCAAAAACCTCTTACAAAATTAGCATTCAAGATTTACCGAAAGGAGTCTATTTTGTCAAAATTACTTCCAACCCCAACACTGCAGAAGAAAATATTTTTAAATTCATTAAAGGGTAATTAAGTTATCTGGATGACTTAATGTATCAAATGATCTGCACAATAAGTTGAGGCGAAGGCTTCCGGCTTGGCCTTAAAAATAAAACCCATGGAAAGTATGTACCCTGTAGCTTCACGCAGTGCTACATTAGATTTAAAATTTGGGTCAGTGTTAATATCCGCGTGAACTTCAAGTGGAATTTGGTAAGTATCCAGCAATTCACACATGGAGTAAGCCACTTCAACTGATTTGGACACCTCTGTCATCATCCTTTGATTCAACCCCATTTTACGGTAATCCTCTGTCAGGGCCACCAACATGAATCCTCCCTTCCCTTCTCTCAAAAACACTACCACTGTGGCAAATTCAATTTTTTCAACACAAACCCTGGAATCTGTTCCAACACAAACTTTAAGTTTAAATCCAAGATCTATCTCTCTTTGAATTATTTCTTCAACTTTTTCTAAAAGAGGTTGTTTAATCACATCACCATTGAAACTTCTCCATTCCATAGCATATATTTGCAACTTAATTAAATCGGGATTTCAACATTTTGTAATTACGCTACTTTTTTAAATAATCATTTAGGTTTACCATCCAAAGTACTCCACCTCAAATTAAACCATCCTGTTAAGAACGGACAAAATATGTTGATCTAATATATGACAATAATTAATACATAAAACTATTATATATCCAAATTTAAGATTCTTAATGATCATGGACAATATTTATAAAATGAAACTATTATTAATTTTTACTGCAGTTCTACTGATAAATTTTACTTCTTGCAAGAATACAAAAGAAAGCACCTCACATAAAACATCAGGCAACCACCTTAGTGGTGAAATTTCGCCTTATCTTCTCCAACATGCGCACAATCCTGTAGATTGGTATCCATGGAAAGATGAAGCGCTTAAAATTGCTGCGGACACCAGAAAGCTGATGATCATTAGTATTGGGTATTCTTCATGTCATTGGTGCCATGTAATGGAAAGAGAATCATTTAGTGACACTGCAGTCAGTAACGTCATGAACGCACATTTCATTTCTATTAAAGTTGACCGTGAAGAACGTCCGGATGTGGACCAAATCTATATGAACGCCTGCCAAATTATCAATTCCGGCGCTTGCGGATGGCCATTAAATGCCATTACGCTTCCGGATGGCAGACCGGTATGGGTAGGGACTTATCTTACCAAAGATGAATGGCTGAGATTGCTGAAAAATATGCAGGATGTTTATGCTGAAGATCCAAATGAATTGGAAAAAATGGCGATGCAAATACAAAGTCATCTTAGTGTGGATTATTCGCGATTTGGCACTACAACCCAAACAGTTGGTTCAGAAAAAAATTTAAAAAATCTTTATGACAAAACTATTCAATCCTTAGATTTTGTCCATGGCGGAAAGAAAAGCAGTCAAAAATTCCCACTACCTCCGTTGATGAGAAGTTTGCTTGAATATCAGCTCTATTCCAATAATGTTAATTTAGATAAATTCAATACCACAACTTTAAATAAGATTGCAGACGGGGGAATTTATGATCATTTGGAAGGTGGCTTTAGCAGATACACAGTGGACCCGGAGTGGAAAGTACCTCATTTTGAAAAAATGCTTTATGATAATGCCCAGCTGATAAGTTTGTATGCAATGGCATATCAAAAGACTGGTAACGAAAAATACAAGAATGTGATGGATAAAAGCCTTAGTTTTATCAAGAAAAATTTAACGCATCCTGATGGTTCTTTTTATTCTTCACTGGATGCAGAAACCGAAGGCGAAGAAGGTAAATATTATGTTTGGACAGAAAAGGAAATTAACGAAGGATTAGGTGAAGGGCCTGATCTGGAAATTTTCAAGTACACTTATGGTATCCGGGAAGGGGGAAATTGGGAGAAAGGAAAAAACGTATTGTTCACCATTAAAGATGTAAAATCTACTGCAAAAAAATTCAAAAAACCGGAATCAGAAATCACACAATCTCTCAATAATTCCAGAAATAAATTGTTACAATTAAAATCCAATCGCAAAAAACCAAAACTTGATGACAAAATATTGACAGCTTGGAATGCTCTAATGATACGTGCATATACTGATGCATCCGCAGCTTTAGGAAATGAAGAGTATTTGAATTCAGCAATAAAAGCTGCCGACCTAATCAGGAATAGAATGTGGGATCCTCAGAAAGGTTTATTTCGTAATTATAAAGATGGTCAAAAAAGTATAAATGGTTTTCTGGAGGATTATAGTTTTACCATAGATGCATTTATTCGACTTTACGAGTTAAGTTTTGATGAAAGCTATCTGTTGTTTGCTAAACAACTGGCAGATATTACTATCCAAAATTTTTCTGATCCTAATAATTTATTTTTCTATTTCAATTCAAAAGAAGACAAACAATTAATTTCCAGAAAAATGGATTTTGAAGACCAGGTTACCCCATCGGCAAATTCTGTCATGGCAGATAATTTATATCGGCTTGGTTTATATTTTTACAATAATGAATTCCTGCAGCGAAGCAAAAAAATGATCTTAAGTGCTTGTGAAAATTTTGGTGAAGGACAAACTGAATTTTATTCAAACTGGACAAGACTTTACATTACGCTGTTAAAACCATACTATGAAGTCGCAGTTGTCGGAACAAACAGTAAACAACTCAGAAATGATTTAGCAAAATCTTATCTCCCGTACATCATATTACTTGGCGGAACAACAGAAGGGACTCTTGAATTATTGAAAGATAAATTACAGGAAGGAAACACGTTTATTTACGTCTGTCGGAATAAAGTATGTAAAATTCCGGTACAGGATGCGAAGGAAGCATTGAAGCTAATAAACTGATATAGTGATTCAAAAATTATTTGGCTCAGCACTTGCGTTAATACGCTTATTCTTTCTTGTGATAACCATGGCGATTTTTACAGGTTTTGGACTTATCTTGGTTTATACAAGAATTTTTAAACAAAATCATGCTTTTCAAATCAGAACTTTCTGGTGCAAACTGGCATGTATTATTCTCGGCATCAAAATATATAAAACAGGGCATCTTGACTTATCTAAAACCCAACTTTATATTGGAAATCATCGCTCTTTAATTGATCCTGTGATTGTTTTTTCATTTATAACCAATGGTTACGCCGTAAGTAAATCGGAAGTAGAAAATTATCCTTTGATCAGTCAGGGTGCAAAACTATCCGGCGTAATTTTTGTCCATAGAACCAAAGCGGAAAGCCGCACAGAGGCAAAAAATGCAATACTTGAATTTCTGAATAAAAATTACTCCATTTTGATTTTTCCTGAAGGGACCATAAGTACTACCCGAGAACTTCTACCCTTTAAAAAAGGCTCAATTGAATCTGCGGTTGCCGCTAACAAACAAATTTCCAGTTTTGCATTGGAATACATGAACCCTAAAAAAGATTTCTGGTGGAATGAAAATTTGATTAGGCAATTTATTTTGACATTTTCAAAATGGAAAACTGAAGTTAGAATACACTTTTTTGATCCCGAATATGCCTCAGATCCTGTTGCGTTTACAGCAAAAATAAAAGATAGAATTCAGTCTAAAATAAACGATTTCCAAACTCATTGGAAAGATGAAAATCTTCCTGATTTACTCAGATAAAAAATCCAGTGATACCGAATTGACACAATGCCGGACATTTAACGGTGTGAATCCTTCACCTTCAAATACATGACCTAAGTGGCCTCCACATTTAGCACAAACTATTTCAACCCTACTTCCATCAGCATCGGGCATTCTCTTAACCGCCCCAGATATTTCTTCATCAAAACTTGGCCAACCGCATCCAGAGTGGAACTTTGCAGATGATCGGTATAGGGGTTCAGCACATTGCCTACAAGTATAAACTCCTGATTCAAAATGGGACTCATATTTTCCCGTAAAAGGATATTCTGTTCCTTTATTAAGGATCACTCGCTTTTCTTCTTCATTAAGAATATTGAATTCGGAGGCCTGCATACAGCGATATTTTATTTTAATGGATATTTACTACATTTTGTAAATAAGAGACAGATTCTAATCTGACTATTGGCTACTTTTTTAAAAGTCCCTGATATTTTTCCCGTAATTTAACCAGTTTAGGTGTTATTACAATTTGACAATATCCTGCATCTGAATTCTGCTTATAGTAATTTTGGTGATAATCTTCTGCCGGATAAAATATATCGGCTTTTGTTATTTCAGTAACAATTGGATCATCCCAAAATTTGGTTGCAACCTCAGCCTTAGACTTCATAGCCACTGCTTTCTGTTCTTCATTTTGATAAAATATTGCAGATCTGTACTGGGTTCCCTTATCAGCGCCTTGTCTGTTCAAGGTTGTTGGGTCATGAGTGGACCAGAACACTTCCAACAGCTGCTCCAAAGAAATTATTTTAGGGTCAAACAAAACCTCAAGAGCTTCAGCATGCCCAGTCATTCCACCACAGACTTCGTGGTAATCCGGATTTTTAGTTTTGCCCCCTGTATAACCAGACTTTACTTGATAAACCCCTTTCAAATCCTGAAAAACCGCCTCAACACACCAAAAACATCCTGCAGCTAGTATAATCGTATCCAAGCCAGAGGGATTTATTTTTTCTTCTGACAAAACTTCTTTGTTTTCCATGGTTGGTATAGGGTTTTGAACTTCTTTTCCAGGCTGCTGAGTGCTACAGGCCTTCATCTGAAAAAGGAGGGCGGTGATGGCAATTAACTTAATCATGGGAATAAAACGAAAAAGTTTGATTTTAGTTTAAGCATGAAATTTAAGAAAATCTTTGAAAATTAAGAAAATAGTCTTACCTTTGCGGCCTCATATCGCGGAGTGGAGCAGTTGGTAGCTCGTCGGGCTCATAACCCGAAGGTCGTAGGTTCGAGTCCTGCCTCCGCCACTAAAAAAGCCTGTCGGAAGACGGGCTTTTCT encodes the following:
- a CDS encoding asparaginase → MTQQIQIFVTGGTFDKEYNFVSGQLFFKDTHLNEILERGRCSLDLDVKTLMMVDSLEMTDSDREIIIHNCQKTTSNHILITHGTDTMVKTAEAIAKEKISGKTIVLTGAMIPYAFGNSSDGFFNLGSALAFVQSLKPGIYIVMNGRYFDWNKVQKNTKTGFFEEK
- a CDS encoding SPFH domain-containing protein, encoding MGIFDFLKNEFIESIDWIDSDGEVVLYKFPDKQADIKYGAALTVRPSQIAIFVNEGQIADVFQEGLYTLETQNLPVLTKMRNWKMGFNSPFKCDIYFVSLKSFTQFKWGTPNPIIMRDSQFGQVRVKAFGTYMLKIKDPVMFYKEFAGNKPIVRQQEIEATMRDFVAPKFAEALAESNVSVMDMVSNYSEIGNRVLPLLQDDFDQFGITLTKYVVTSISLPEEVEAFYDKITNMNMAQDLNRLTQFETSQAIQKAAENPGTAGAFIGMNMGANLGNAMNNQMQSAQSSNIVPTDKEKIMETIRDLGKLKTEGLLSEEEFEQKKKELLARL
- a CDS encoding T9SS type A sorting domain-containing protein codes for the protein MKYFNLVWLVLSLTISSIHGLQGQCAKGNVYITKFMATSGLGTYESPAQGTIDFEFCFTLDGFFEASTNWVHGIFIAFDDLQTGVEYLEGPTGTQNTQYGNRRWIYIDSVKARNYDLPGPGFYVDDNDGNPRTNYGDNGVGTPNAKFPDLDPFCFKAQYKCGSANLLRPVIRVTGDGTTGGWKNPSCPGDIFKATSGGPNGNGIIIVCGQVLPLELISFKVLQEDGNNILQWQGIADHNFSHYIIEKKSNSEIEFSPIQMLALQPGTSENSIHTLSFEDDQIIEGTTYYRLKMVDKDLTFSYSQVISVRTLETGASLSLNLYPVPAFDYLNLDILGQTERSDHYVDIYSLNGKKLKSQIFRATESKTSYKISIQDLPKGVYFVKITSNPNTAEENIFKFIKG
- a CDS encoding thioredoxin domain-containing protein, with translation MKLLLIFTAVLLINFTSCKNTKESTSHKTSGNHLSGEISPYLLQHAHNPVDWYPWKDEALKIAADTRKLMIISIGYSSCHWCHVMERESFSDTAVSNVMNAHFISIKVDREERPDVDQIYMNACQIINSGACGWPLNAITLPDGRPVWVGTYLTKDEWLRLLKNMQDVYAEDPNELEKMAMQIQSHLSVDYSRFGTTTQTVGSEKNLKNLYDKTIQSLDFVHGGKKSSQKFPLPPLMRSLLEYQLYSNNVNLDKFNTTTLNKIADGGIYDHLEGGFSRYTVDPEWKVPHFEKMLYDNAQLISLYAMAYQKTGNEKYKNVMDKSLSFIKKNLTHPDGSFYSSLDAETEGEEGKYYVWTEKEINEGLGEGPDLEIFKYTYGIREGGNWEKGKNVLFTIKDVKSTAKKFKKPESEITQSLNNSRNKLLQLKSNRKKPKLDDKILTAWNALMIRAYTDASAALGNEEYLNSAIKAADLIRNRMWDPQKGLFRNYKDGQKSINGFLEDYSFTIDAFIRLYELSFDESYLLFAKQLADITIQNFSDPNNLFFYFNSKEDKQLISRKMDFEDQVTPSANSVMADNLYRLGLYFYNNEFLQRSKKMILSACENFGEGQTEFYSNWTRLYITLLKPYYEVAVVGTNSKQLRNDLAKSYLPYIILLGGTTEGTLELLKDKLQEGNTFIYVCRNKVCKIPVQDAKEALKLIN
- a CDS encoding 1-acyl-sn-glycerol-3-phosphate acyltransferase, with translation MIQKLFGSALALIRLFFLVITMAIFTGFGLILVYTRIFKQNHAFQIRTFWCKLACIILGIKIYKTGHLDLSKTQLYIGNHRSLIDPVIVFSFITNGYAVSKSEVENYPLISQGAKLSGVIFVHRTKAESRTEAKNAILEFLNKNYSILIFPEGTISTTRELLPFKKGSIESAVAANKQISSFALEYMNPKKDFWWNENLIRQFILTFSKWKTEVRIHFFDPEYASDPVAFTAKIKDRIQSKINDFQTHWKDENLPDLLR
- a CDS encoding methionine-R-sulfoxide reductase, which encodes MQASEFNILNEEEKRVILNKGTEYPFTGKYESHFESGVYTCRQCAEPLYRSSAKFHSGCGWPSFDEEISGAVKRMPDADGSRVEIVCAKCGGHLGHVFEGEGFTPLNVRHCVNSVSLDFLSE
- the msrA gene encoding peptide-methionine (S)-S-oxide reductase MsrA; the protein is MKACSTQQPGKEVQNPIPTMENKEVLSEEKINPSGLDTIILAAGCFWCVEAVFQDLKGVYQVKSGYTGGKTKNPDYHEVCGGMTGHAEALEVLFDPKIISLEQLLEVFWSTHDPTTLNRQGADKGTQYRSAIFYQNEEQKAVAMKSKAEVATKFWDDPIVTEITKADIFYPAEDYHQNYYKQNSDAGYCQIVITPKLVKLREKYQGLLKK